Proteins encoded within one genomic window of Roseomonas marmotae:
- a CDS encoding NYN domain-containing protein → PLLQIDPPPRRLLPIGRAARLAQPGRERITLVAGDGDYEPMVRQLVQDGFEVTLLYWAHASRELQAVASRFYPLDDDLEDLALR, encoded by the coding sequence TCCCCTCCTGCAGATCGATCCTCCGCCACGCCGGCTCCTCCCGATAGGCCGCGCTGCACGACTGGCGCAGCCGGGCAGGGAGCGCATCACCCTGGTGGCCGGCGACGGCGACTACGAGCCGATGGTGCGACAACTGGTGCAGGACGGCTTCGAGGTGACACTGCTCTACTGGGCGCATGCCAGCCGTGAGCTGCAGGCGGTGGCCAGCCGCTTCTATCCGCTCGACGACGACCTGGAGGATCTGGCGCTGCGCTGA